The following proteins come from a genomic window of Nocardiopsis sp. YSL2:
- a CDS encoding glycosyltransferase produces MNSDDLPLRDLRLIVTGGGTGGHTYPALTTVRALRDRLEAAGRTLDVLWVGTENSLESRVAADNGIDFAPVATGKIRRSKNPLKLASPENIRDMANVPLGVAQARSLVSDFTPDAVLATGGYVAVPVGLAAKLCGRPLVVHEQTVRLGLANKVLARVAARVAVSSPSTLELLPDSARESAAVTGNPVRPEVLTGRADLGAKGLGFDGHDPSLPTVYVTGGAQGSAQINETVRAVLPWLLDRANVVHQCGAANLEGLRGHAAELPADLAARYHLTAFVGPELPDVLALADVVISRSGAGTIAELTALGKAAVFVPLASSAGDEQRHNARHLQDSGAAAALLDDVTPENLRTAVDSLLSDPQARERMAERAREHGRPDAAERLVDVVLSAARG; encoded by the coding sequence GTGAACAGCGACGACCTCCCCCTGCGGGACCTGCGTCTGATCGTGACCGGCGGGGGGACAGGTGGCCACACCTACCCCGCGCTCACCACCGTGCGCGCCCTGCGCGACCGCCTGGAAGCCGCCGGCCGCACTCTGGACGTCCTGTGGGTGGGCACGGAGAACAGCCTGGAGTCCCGGGTCGCGGCCGACAACGGCATCGACTTCGCCCCGGTCGCCACCGGCAAGATCCGCCGGTCCAAGAACCCGCTCAAGCTGGCCTCCCCCGAGAACATCCGCGACATGGCCAACGTGCCCCTCGGTGTCGCCCAGGCGCGTTCACTGGTCTCGGACTTCACACCCGACGCGGTCCTGGCCACCGGCGGCTACGTGGCGGTACCGGTCGGCCTGGCCGCGAAACTGTGCGGGCGGCCCCTCGTCGTCCACGAGCAGACCGTCCGCCTGGGGCTGGCGAACAAGGTCCTGGCCCGGGTGGCCGCACGAGTCGCGGTGTCCTCCCCCTCCACCCTCGAACTCCTCCCGGACAGCGCGCGCGAGAGCGCCGCGGTGACCGGCAACCCCGTCCGCCCCGAGGTGCTGACGGGACGGGCGGACCTGGGCGCCAAGGGGCTGGGGTTCGACGGGCACGACCCGTCGCTGCCCACCGTCTACGTCACGGGCGGCGCGCAGGGCTCGGCGCAGATCAACGAGACGGTGCGCGCCGTCCTGCCGTGGCTGCTCGACCGGGCCAACGTGGTGCACCAGTGCGGCGCCGCGAACCTGGAGGGCCTGCGCGGGCACGCCGCCGAGCTGCCCGCCGACCTGGCCGCGCGCTACCACCTGACGGCCTTCGTCGGCCCGGAGCTGCCGGACGTGCTGGCCCTGGCCGACGTGGTGATCTCGCGCAGCGGCGCCGGAACCATCGCCGAGCTGACCGCCCTGGGAAAGGCGGCCGTCTTCGTCCCCCTCGCCTCCTCCGCGGGCGACGAGCAGCGCCACAACGCGCGCCACCTGCAGGACTCCGGTGCCGCCGCGGCCCTGCTGGACGATGTCACGCCCGAGAACCTGCGGACGGCGGTGGACTCGCTGCTGTCCGACCCGCAGGCGCGCGAGCGGATGGCCGAGCGGGCCCGTGAGCACGGTCGGCCCGACGCGGCCGAGCGCCTGGTCGACGTGGTCCTGTCGGCGGCCCGCGGCTAG
- a CDS encoding SpoIIE family protein phosphatase, translated as MDSEDVPAVVPAIVPEQADAVSGRAGGEGTPPTAVLKQWALDQIPLPMALLDHGARAIAVNAAMERAMGRPERDLLGLRLGESGPDLLVQGLKGIDKVLERVLREGASAPYEAYLRVPGESREHAWLLNLYPVKDADGRVRALSVAGVDTTEQYRARRRLGVLNEVGLRIGTTLDLARTADELAQVSTEHFADFAVVDLLDAVVRGEEADPVTPGDEAVFRRSAQRSVIEGCPESVIPLGGLHSYTVHSPPGLALSTGRAARYTVDHAHVRWWAADAPERAHSMTRHGMHSKLLVPLTARGVTLGLLILARHRTPEPFGEDDQFLAEELASRAALCVDNARRYTRERANALALQHSLLPHRAPRQAAVEVASRYLPAHSRAGIGGDWFDVIPLSGARVALVVGDVVGHGLQASATMGRLRTAVRTLADVDLAPDELLTQLDDLVLRLDREEAAADAGRSGQGESAGEFGATCLYAVYDPVSRRCGMARAGHPPPALATPDGRVEFLDVPAGPPLGLGGLPFEATEFDVPEGSVIALYTDGLVEAPDRDPDAGYALMRAALADPGGALEDTCDRVLRAVLPGRRADDMALLLARTQVLDAEHVATWELPSDPAIVSRARELAGAQLASWGLEEAAFVTELVVSELVTNALRYGSPPVRLRLIRDETLICEVSDTGSAAPHLRRARVYDEGGRGLLIVAQLTERWGSRHTGAGKTIWAEQELPSA; from the coding sequence ATGGACAGCGAGGACGTCCCGGCGGTCGTGCCCGCGATCGTGCCCGAGCAGGCCGACGCCGTCTCGGGCCGTGCGGGCGGCGAGGGCACGCCTCCCACGGCCGTGCTCAAGCAGTGGGCGCTGGACCAGATCCCCCTGCCGATGGCCCTGCTCGACCACGGGGCACGCGCGATCGCGGTCAACGCGGCCATGGAACGGGCGATGGGCAGGCCCGAACGCGACCTGCTGGGCCTGCGTCTGGGCGAGTCCGGCCCCGACCTCCTCGTCCAGGGCCTGAAAGGCATCGACAAGGTCCTCGAGCGGGTCCTGCGCGAGGGCGCGTCGGCGCCCTACGAGGCGTACCTGCGCGTGCCCGGCGAGTCCCGCGAGCACGCCTGGCTGCTGAACCTGTATCCCGTCAAGGACGCCGACGGCCGGGTCCGGGCCCTGTCCGTGGCGGGTGTGGACACCACCGAGCAGTACCGGGCCCGACGGCGGCTCGGCGTGCTCAACGAGGTCGGGCTGCGCATCGGCACCACCCTCGACCTGGCCCGTACCGCGGACGAACTGGCCCAGGTCAGCACGGAGCACTTCGCCGACTTCGCCGTCGTGGACCTGCTGGACGCGGTCGTGCGGGGGGAGGAGGCCGACCCGGTCACACCGGGCGACGAAGCGGTCTTTCGCCGGTCCGCCCAGCGTTCGGTGATCGAGGGGTGCCCCGAGTCCGTGATCCCGCTCGGCGGGCTGCACTCCTACACCGTTCACTCACCGCCTGGCCTGGCGCTGAGCACCGGGCGGGCGGCGCGGTACACGGTCGACCACGCCCACGTGCGCTGGTGGGCCGCCGACGCGCCCGAACGCGCCCACAGCATGACGCGGCACGGGATGCACTCGAAGCTGTTGGTGCCCCTGACCGCGCGCGGCGTGACCCTGGGCCTGCTGATCCTGGCCCGCCACCGCACACCCGAACCGTTCGGCGAGGACGACCAGTTCCTGGCGGAGGAACTGGCCTCCCGCGCGGCACTGTGCGTCGACAACGCCCGCCGGTACACGCGTGAGCGCGCGAACGCGCTCGCCCTCCAGCACAGCCTCCTCCCCCACCGCGCGCCCCGGCAGGCGGCGGTGGAGGTGGCCTCGCGCTACCTGCCCGCCCACTCCCGGGCCGGGATCGGTGGCGACTGGTTCGACGTCATCCCGCTGTCGGGGGCCCGGGTGGCGCTGGTGGTGGGCGACGTGGTCGGCCACGGCCTGCAGGCCTCGGCCACCATGGGGCGCCTGCGCACGGCGGTACGCACGCTGGCCGACGTGGACCTGGCGCCGGACGAGCTGCTCACACAGTTGGACGACCTCGTGCTGCGCCTGGACCGCGAGGAGGCGGCCGCGGACGCCGGCCGGTCCGGGCAGGGCGAGAGCGCGGGCGAGTTCGGCGCGACGTGCCTGTACGCCGTGTACGACCCGGTCTCGCGGCGCTGCGGCATGGCCAGGGCCGGGCATCCGCCTCCGGCGCTGGCCACGCCGGACGGCCGGGTCGAGTTCCTGGACGTGCCGGCCGGACCGCCGCTGGGCCTGGGCGGCCTGCCCTTCGAGGCCACCGAGTTCGACGTGCCCGAGGGCAGCGTCATAGCCCTGTACACCGACGGCCTGGTCGAGGCGCCGGACCGCGATCCGGACGCCGGGTACGCCTTGATGCGCGCCGCCCTGGCCGATCCCGGAGGCGCCTTGGAGGACACCTGTGACAGGGTGCTGCGCGCCGTGCTGCCCGGCCGCCGCGCGGACGACATGGCGCTCCTGCTGGCCCGGACACAGGTCCTGGACGCGGAGCACGTCGCCACGTGGGAGCTGCCCAGCGATCCGGCGATCGTCTCCAGGGCCCGTGAGCTGGCCGGTGCCCAGTTGGCGTCCTGGGGGCTGGAGGAGGCGGCCTTCGTCACCGAGCTGGTCGTCAGCGAGCTGGTCACCAACGCCCTGCGCTACGGCAGTCCGCCGGTGCGGCTCCGGCTGATCCGCGACGAGACGCTCATCTGCGAGGTCTCCGACACCGGCAGCGCGGCACCGCACCTGCGGCGTGCCCGGGTCTACGACGAGGGGGGACGCGGCCTGCTCATCGTCGCCCAGCTCACCGAGCGCTGGGGCAGCCGCCACACGGGGGCGGGCAAGACCATCTGGGCCGAGCAGGAGCTGCCGTCGGCGTGA
- a CDS encoding glycoside hydrolase family 38 C-terminal domain-containing protein, translating to MHDDRRATEARLERALRERVWPAVYSAPVPMEVARWDVTGEPVDAARGVAAPYEPAAVGDAWGPAWGTTWFRLRGRVPDAWAGRRVEAVVDLGFDQGMPGFQCEGLVHRPDGTVVKGLQPRNAWIPVEAGAGTAVEFHVEAAANPVILDHPPFRPTDLGDGPGPADRPLYRLLRADLAVFETAVWELAMDLDVASGLMHTLDTGDPRRWELLRALERSLDALDPQDVPGTAERARAVLAPVLRSPAPASAHRVSAVGHAHIDSAWLWPLRETVRKVVRTSANVVELMADHPDFVFAMSQAQQWAWLQEHRPELFDRAAELARDGRFVPVGGMWVESDTNMPGSEALARQFAYGKRFFRDELGIDTQEVWLPDSFGYSAALPQLVRLSGSRWFLTQKISWNQVNPFPHHTFWWEGLDGTRVFTHFPPVDTYNAELTGAELAHASRTFRDKGGATRSLVPFGHGDGGGGPTREMLARAARLGDLEGSPRVAVERPASFFAQAHAEYPDAPVWLGELYLELHRGTYTSQAATKRGNRRCEHLLREAELWAATAAVRTGSDYPYARLERVWRTVLLHQFHDILPGSSIAWVHREAATAYAEAGAELAEVIGAAQAALAADTGSHTSASTAESDTGVVDSTPDGHTVFNAAPHERDGIPAMGAGPAAAPAPPEAAATVGPGPDGGLVLDNGLLTVTVDGRGLVTSVLDRVADREVLAPGRPGNLLQLHQDVPNQWDAWDVDAFYRNTREDLTGLDTLDVLGPGAGPAGAVAGTATVRVTRSFGSSTVEQHLSLGPGARRLDVTTVVDWHEREKFLKAAFPVDVRAHEAACEIQFGHVRRPTHTNTSWDAARFEVCAHRWVHVGEPGYGVAVVNDCTYGHDVTRDVREDGGTTTTVRLSLLRAPRFPDPETDQGLHRFHYALVPGAAIQDAVREGYRINLPPREVPGAAAVVEPLVRVDDPGVVVESVKLADDRSGDVVVRLYEARGGRARVAVRPGFPVSGVHAVNLLEEEFEGAPVLDTAIGSGGADSGDGPIAVTLRPFQILTLRLRRPASHP from the coding sequence GTGCACGACGACCGCCGGGCGACCGAGGCGCGACTGGAGCGGGCGCTCCGCGAGCGGGTGTGGCCCGCGGTGTACTCGGCGCCGGTCCCGATGGAGGTCGCACGCTGGGACGTGACAGGGGAGCCGGTCGACGCGGCGCGGGGCGTCGCCGCGCCCTACGAGCCCGCCGCGGTGGGCGACGCGTGGGGCCCCGCCTGGGGCACGACGTGGTTCCGACTGCGCGGCCGGGTCCCCGACGCGTGGGCTGGCCGCCGGGTGGAGGCCGTCGTCGACCTCGGCTTCGACCAGGGCATGCCCGGCTTCCAGTGCGAGGGCCTGGTCCACCGCCCCGACGGGACGGTCGTCAAGGGCCTCCAACCGCGCAACGCCTGGATCCCGGTCGAGGCCGGGGCGGGCACGGCGGTGGAGTTCCACGTCGAGGCCGCCGCCAATCCCGTCATCCTCGACCACCCTCCCTTCCGGCCCACGGACCTGGGCGACGGTCCCGGACCCGCGGACCGTCCTCTGTACCGGCTGCTGCGCGCCGACCTGGCCGTGTTCGAGACGGCGGTGTGGGAACTGGCCATGGACCTGGACGTCGCGAGCGGGCTCATGCACACCCTGGACACCGGGGACCCGCGCCGCTGGGAACTGCTGCGCGCGCTGGAGCGCTCCCTGGACGCGCTGGACCCCCAGGACGTCCCCGGCACCGCCGAGCGGGCGCGCGCGGTCCTGGCCCCCGTGCTGCGCTCCCCCGCTCCGGCGAGCGCCCACCGGGTCTCCGCCGTCGGGCACGCCCACATCGACTCCGCCTGGTTGTGGCCCCTGCGCGAGACCGTCCGCAAGGTCGTCCGGACCAGTGCGAACGTCGTCGAGCTGATGGCGGACCACCCCGACTTCGTGTTCGCGATGAGCCAGGCCCAGCAGTGGGCCTGGCTCCAGGAGCACCGGCCCGAACTCTTCGACCGGGCGGCGGAGCTGGCGCGGGACGGCCGGTTCGTACCGGTCGGCGGGATGTGGGTGGAGTCCGACACCAACATGCCCGGGTCGGAGGCGCTGGCCCGCCAGTTCGCCTACGGCAAGCGGTTCTTCCGCGACGAGCTCGGCATCGACACCCAGGAGGTGTGGCTGCCGGACTCCTTCGGCTACTCCGCGGCCCTGCCGCAGCTGGTCCGGCTGTCGGGGTCGCGCTGGTTCCTCACCCAGAAGATCTCCTGGAACCAGGTCAATCCCTTCCCCCACCACACCTTCTGGTGGGAGGGCCTGGACGGCACCCGGGTCTTCACGCACTTCCCGCCGGTGGACACCTACAACGCCGAGCTGACGGGCGCGGAGCTGGCGCACGCCTCCCGGACCTTCCGCGACAAGGGCGGGGCGACGCGGTCGCTCGTACCGTTCGGCCACGGCGACGGGGGCGGCGGCCCCACCCGCGAGATGCTGGCCCGGGCGGCGCGCCTGGGCGACCTGGAGGGGTCGCCACGGGTGGCGGTCGAGCGCCCCGCGTCGTTCTTCGCCCAGGCGCACGCGGAGTACCCCGACGCCCCGGTCTGGCTCGGTGAGCTGTACCTGGAGCTGCACCGCGGCACCTACACCAGCCAGGCGGCGACCAAGCGGGGCAACCGGCGCTGTGAGCACCTGCTGCGCGAGGCCGAACTGTGGGCGGCCACCGCCGCGGTGCGCACGGGCTCCGACTACCCCTACGCGCGGCTGGAGCGCGTCTGGCGCACGGTGCTGCTGCACCAGTTCCACGACATCCTGCCCGGCAGCTCGATCGCGTGGGTGCACCGTGAAGCGGCCACCGCCTACGCCGAGGCGGGAGCGGAACTGGCCGAGGTCATCGGGGCGGCGCAGGCGGCCCTGGCCGCGGACACGGGGTCGCACACGAGCGCGAGCACGGCGGAGTCCGACACCGGGGTGGTCGACAGTACGCCGGACGGCCACACGGTCTTCAACGCGGCACCGCACGAACGCGACGGGATCCCCGCCATGGGCGCCGGCCCGGCCGCCGCCCCGGCGCCCCCGGAGGCCGCCGCGACGGTCGGTCCGGGCCCGGACGGCGGCCTGGTCCTGGACAACGGACTGCTGACGGTCACCGTGGACGGCCGGGGGCTGGTCACCTCGGTCCTGGACCGGGTGGCCGACCGCGAGGTCCTCGCCCCGGGGCGGCCCGGCAACCTCCTCCAGCTGCACCAGGACGTACCCAACCAGTGGGACGCGTGGGACGTCGACGCGTTCTACCGCAACACCCGTGAGGACCTCACCGGCCTGGACACCCTGGACGTGCTCGGCCCCGGCGCCGGACCGGCGGGCGCGGTCGCGGGCACGGCGACGGTGCGGGTGACGCGGTCCTTCGGCTCCTCCACGGTCGAACAGCACCTCTCGCTCGGCCCGGGCGCGCGTCGGCTGGACGTGACGACGGTCGTGGACTGGCACGAGCGGGAGAAGTTCCTCAAGGCGGCCTTCCCCGTCGACGTGCGCGCGCACGAGGCGGCCTGCGAGATCCAGTTCGGCCACGTCCGACGCCCCACGCACACCAACACCTCCTGGGACGCCGCGCGCTTCGAGGTCTGCGCGCACCGCTGGGTGCACGTCGGCGAGCCCGGCTACGGCGTGGCCGTGGTCAACGACTGCACCTACGGCCACGACGTGACGCGTGACGTGCGCGAGGACGGCGGGACCACCACGACGGTGCGGCTGTCCCTGCTGCGCGCCCCGCGCTTCCCCGACCCGGAGACCGACCAGGGCCTGCACCGGTTCCACTACGCGCTGGTGCCCGGGGCCGCGATCCAGGACGCGGTGCGCGAGGGGTACCGGATCAACCTGCCCCCGCGCGAGGTGCCGGGGGCGGCCGCCGTCGTGGAGCCTCTGGTGCGGGTCGACGACCCGGGCGTGGTCGTGGAGTCGGTCAAGCTCGCCGACGACCGCTCCGGCGACGTGGTGGTACGGCTCTACGAAGCCCGGGGCGGGCGCGCCCGGGTCGCCGTACGGCCGGGTTTCCCGGTGAGCGGGGTGCACGCGGTGAACCTCCTGGAGGAGGAGTTCGAGGGCGCTCCCGTCCTGGATACCGCGATCGGGTCCGGCGGAGCGGACTCCGGGGACGGGCCGATCGCCGTCACGCTGCGTCCGTTCCAGATCCTCACGCTGCGTCTGCGGCGGCCGGCCTCCCACCCCTGA
- a CDS encoding heavy metal translocating P-type ATPase, with the protein MNTNSPEHEQHGQGGHVGHADDTGRADHSGHGGHTGHGGHGDHVGQFRRLFWGMLALAVPTVLLSGMFAGIVGYAVPGLPGVEWVSPLLGTVMFLWGGKPFLTGAVGEVRELRPGMMLLIALAITVAFVSSWGASLGLISHELDFWWELALLIVIMLLGHWIEMRSLAQTSSALESLAALLPDEAEKVVGDSVVTVAPADLVLGDTVVVRPGGRVPADGEVTQGTADVDESMITGESRPVARGPGDQVVAGTVATDTALRVRVTAVGDDTALAGIQKLIAQAQSSSSRAQRLADRAAGWLFWFALVAGALTLGVWALLGTPDEALVRTITVLVIACPHALGLAIPLVVSIATERAARGGVLIKDRLALESTRTADTVLFDKTGTLTKGEPTVSHVESVAGRGTDEVLALAAAVEADSEHPLAKAIVRAAHHRGLDVPRASDFRAATAVGVSGTVDGARIGVGGPAMLAEHGAEEVAAVQAWKDEGAIILHVLSDGEAIGALALADEVREESRAAVGALHALDMKVVMITGDAEAVARSVAVDLGIDQVFAGVRPEDKGAKVAELQKQGHRVIMVGDGVNDAPALAQADVGLAIGAGTDVAIGSAGVILASDDPRSVLSVIELSRAGYRKMKQNLWWAAGYNLISVPLAAGVLAPVGFVLPMAVGAIMMSLSTVVVALNAQLLRRLDLTPSASTRAVLRTAGAAREAVRV; encoded by the coding sequence ATGAACACGAACTCCCCAGAACACGAGCAGCACGGGCAGGGCGGCCACGTCGGTCACGCCGACGACACCGGACGCGCTGACCACAGCGGTCACGGTGGGCACACGGGCCACGGCGGACATGGTGACCATGTGGGGCAGTTCCGTCGGCTGTTCTGGGGCATGCTGGCGCTGGCCGTGCCCACGGTCCTGCTGAGCGGGATGTTCGCGGGCATCGTCGGCTACGCCGTCCCCGGCCTTCCCGGCGTGGAGTGGGTGTCCCCCCTGCTCGGCACCGTGATGTTCCTCTGGGGAGGCAAGCCGTTCCTGACCGGCGCCGTCGGCGAGGTCCGGGAGCTGCGCCCCGGCATGATGCTGCTGATCGCTCTGGCCATCACCGTCGCGTTCGTCTCCTCCTGGGGCGCCAGCCTGGGCCTGATCTCCCACGAGCTCGACTTCTGGTGGGAGCTGGCCCTGCTCATCGTGATCATGCTCCTCGGCCACTGGATCGAGATGCGCTCCCTGGCCCAGACCTCCTCCGCCCTGGAGTCGCTGGCCGCGCTGCTGCCCGACGAGGCCGAGAAGGTCGTCGGCGACTCCGTCGTCACGGTGGCCCCCGCCGACCTGGTCCTCGGCGACACCGTGGTCGTGCGCCCCGGCGGTCGTGTTCCGGCCGACGGCGAGGTCACCCAGGGCACCGCCGACGTCGACGAGTCGATGATCACCGGCGAGTCGCGCCCGGTCGCCCGCGGCCCGGGCGACCAGGTCGTCGCCGGAACCGTCGCGACCGACACCGCGCTGCGCGTCCGCGTCACCGCGGTCGGCGACGACACCGCCCTGGCCGGGATCCAGAAGCTGATCGCCCAGGCCCAGAGCTCCTCCTCCAGGGCCCAGCGCCTCGCCGACCGGGCCGCGGGCTGGCTCTTCTGGTTCGCCCTGGTCGCCGGAGCCCTGACCCTGGGCGTGTGGGCCCTGCTCGGGACGCCCGACGAGGCACTCGTCCGGACCATCACCGTGCTCGTCATCGCCTGCCCGCACGCCCTCGGGCTCGCCATTCCGCTCGTCGTCTCCATCGCCACCGAGCGCGCCGCCAGGGGCGGGGTCCTGATCAAGGACCGGCTGGCCCTGGAGAGCACGCGCACCGCCGACACCGTCCTGTTCGACAAGACCGGCACTCTGACCAAGGGCGAACCGACCGTCTCGCACGTCGAGTCCGTCGCAGGGCGCGGCACGGACGAGGTCCTGGCCCTGGCCGCCGCGGTCGAGGCCGACAGCGAGCACCCGCTCGCCAAGGCCATCGTCCGGGCCGCGCACCATCGTGGCCTGGACGTCCCGCGGGCGTCGGACTTTCGCGCCGCCACCGCGGTGGGCGTCTCCGGGACGGTCGACGGGGCCCGGATCGGCGTGGGCGGTCCCGCGATGCTCGCCGAGCACGGCGCGGAGGAGGTGGCCGCCGTCCAGGCATGGAAGGACGAGGGAGCGATCATCCTGCACGTGCTCTCCGACGGCGAGGCCATCGGCGCGCTGGCGCTGGCCGACGAGGTCAGGGAGGAGTCCCGCGCGGCCGTCGGAGCCCTGCACGCCCTGGACATGAAGGTCGTGATGATCACCGGCGACGCGGAGGCCGTCGCCCGCTCCGTCGCCGTGGACCTGGGGATCGACCAGGTCTTCGCCGGGGTCCGACCCGAGGACAAGGGGGCCAAGGTCGCCGAACTCCAGAAGCAGGGCCACCGGGTGATCATGGTCGGCGACGGCGTCAACGACGCCCCCGCGCTGGCCCAGGCCGACGTCGGGCTCGCGATCGGCGCCGGGACGGACGTGGCCATCGGCTCGGCCGGGGTGATCCTGGCCAGTGACGACCCGCGCTCGGTGCTCTCGGTCATCGAGCTCTCGCGGGCCGGCTACCGCAAGATGAAGCAGAACCTGTGGTGGGCCGCCGGCTACAACCTGATCTCCGTGCCTCTGGCCGCGGGTGTGCTGGCACCGGTCGGGTTCGTCCTGCCGATGGCGGTCGGCGCGATCATGATGTCGCTGTCCACGGTCGTGGTCGCGCTGAACGCCCAGCTCCTGCGCCGGCTCGACCTGACTCCGAGCGCGAGCACCCGGGCCGTGCTGCGTACCGCGGGAGCTGCGCGCGAGGCGGTCCGGGTGTAG